In Xanthomonas sp. SI, the following are encoded in one genomic region:
- a CDS encoding DUF3426 domain-containing protein: MPDPTPPRPSLATLLRQPQQPVPEQADAAETAGPAADAAAGPAETGDTGNGAAPRADAPGAPESEPASTPEADASRAAGVTATPPAAVTGESSAPAGLEPQSEPEPESALAPPPQLEPDLTTAAIATSAAPSFMQPSASRRPVLRAAPWQWIALVGLGLLLALQILVADRQRLGADARWRPWVAGVCQALRCSLPPWREPSAFTMLSREVRPLPGRAGTLQIQATFRNDARWAQAWPLLQLSLADADGRTIGSRVLRPEEYLGRTRPDTATLAPGQSAQVAFQVREPAAGTAAFSFDFH; this comes from the coding sequence ATGCCCGATCCCACCCCGCCCCGTCCCAGCCTCGCGACCTTGCTGCGCCAGCCCCAGCAGCCGGTGCCGGAACAGGCCGATGCCGCCGAGACGGCAGGTCCCGCTGCAGACGCGGCGGCCGGCCCCGCCGAGACGGGCGATACCGGTAACGGCGCGGCGCCGCGTGCCGATGCCCCCGGCGCGCCGGAGTCCGAGCCAGCGTCGACGCCGGAGGCGGACGCCTCGCGCGCCGCCGGGGTCACCGCAACGCCGCCCGCCGCGGTGACCGGCGAGTCGAGCGCGCCTGCCGGACTCGAACCGCAGTCGGAACCCGAACCGGAATCGGCGCTGGCGCCGCCGCCGCAGCTGGAACCGGACCTGACCACAGCAGCGATCGCCACCAGCGCCGCGCCCAGCTTCATGCAGCCCAGCGCGTCACGCCGGCCGGTGCTGCGCGCCGCGCCCTGGCAGTGGATCGCGCTGGTCGGGCTGGGCCTGCTGCTGGCGCTGCAGATCCTGGTCGCCGACCGGCAACGGCTGGGCGCCGACGCGCGCTGGCGGCCGTGGGTGGCCGGCGTGTGCCAGGCGCTGCGCTGCAGCCTGCCGCCGTGGCGCGAGCCGAGCGCGTTCACCATGCTCAGCCGCGAGGTGCGGCCGCTGCCCGGCCGCGCCGGCACCCTGCAGATCCAGGCCACCTTCCGCAACGACGCGCGCTGGGCGCAGGCCTGGCCGCTGCTGCAGCTGTCGCTGGCCGACGCCGACGGCCGCACCATCGGCAGCCGCGTGCTGCGCCCGGAGGAGTACCTGGGCCGCACCCGCCCGGATACGGCGACGCTGGCGCCCGGACAGAGCGCGCAGGTGGCGTTCCAGGTGCGCGAACCGGCCGCGGGAACCGCTGCATTCAGTTTCGACTTCCACTGA
- a CDS encoding helix-turn-helix transcriptional regulator, whose protein sequence is MNSRLYERVREARKLTGLTQEALALDLSVTRSAVAQWEMADGTAPAVEHLIALARRSGLTFEYLATGRGERVFGEPLSVAEEAAHYRQLSDQQARLLDSFETLSPRQRAGLLDLIGTGKHRR, encoded by the coding sequence GTGAACAGCAGGCTGTACGAACGGGTGCGCGAAGCGCGCAAGCTGACCGGTCTCACCCAGGAAGCGCTCGCGCTGGACCTGTCGGTGACCCGCAGCGCCGTGGCGCAGTGGGAGATGGCCGACGGCACCGCGCCGGCGGTGGAGCACCTGATCGCCCTGGCCCGCCGCAGCGGGCTGACCTTCGAATACCTGGCCACCGGCCGCGGCGAACGCGTGTTCGGCGAACCGCTGTCCGTGGCCGAGGAAGCCGCGCACTACCGACAACTGTCCGACCAGCAGGCGCGCCTGCTCGACAGCTTCGAGACCCTGAGTCCCCGCCAGCGCGCCGGCCTGCTGGACCTGATCGGCACCGGCAAGCACCGGCGCTGA
- the fis gene encoding DNA-binding transcriptional regulator Fis, producing the protein MNAATTRPDSSRGAPKPPLREHVAQSVRRYLRDLDGCDADDVYEIVLREMEIPLFVEVLNHCEGNQSRAAAMLGIHRATLRKKLKEYGLA; encoded by the coding sequence TTGAACGCTGCCACCACTCGTCCTGACTCCAGTCGCGGCGCGCCGAAGCCGCCGCTGCGCGAACACGTGGCGCAGTCCGTGCGCCGCTACCTGCGCGACCTCGATGGCTGCGACGCCGACGACGTGTACGAGATCGTGCTGCGCGAGATGGAGATCCCGTTGTTCGTGGAAGTGCTCAACCACTGCGAAGGCAACCAGAGCCGCGCCGCGGCGATGCTGGGCATCCATCGCGCCACGCTGCGCAAGAAGTTGAAGGAATACGGGTTGGCTTGA